From Pongo pygmaeus isolate AG05252 chromosome 1, NHGRI_mPonPyg2-v2.0_pri, whole genome shotgun sequence, one genomic window encodes:
- the PLEKHG5 gene encoding pleckstrin homology domain-containing family G member 5 isoform X8, translating into MGTGPGVSGRLAASRPGPGLPLRDSEPSWAGGRARDGESQVCHHADCQQLHRRGPLNLCEACDSKFHSAMHYDGHVRFDLPPQGSVLARNVSTRSCPPRTSPAVDLEEEEEESSVDGKGDRKSTGLKLSKKKARRRHTDDPSKECFTLKFDLNVDIETEIVPAMKKKSLGEVLLPVFERKGIALGKVDIYLDQSNTPLSLTFEAYRFGGHYLHVKAKPGDEGKVEQGVKDSKSLSLPILRPAGTGPPALERVDPQSRRESLDILAPGRRRKNMSEFLGEASIPGQEPPTPSSCSLPSGSSGSTNSGDSWKNRAASRFSGFFSSGPSTSAFGREVDKMEQLEGKLHTYSLFGLPRLPRTLRFDHDSWEEEDDEDEDEDNACLRLEDSWRELIDGHEKLTRRQCHQQEAVWELLHTEASYIRKLRVITNLFLCCLLNLQESGLLCEVEAERLFSNIPEIAQLHRRLWASVMAPVLEKARRTRALLQPGDFLKGFKMFGSLFKPYIRYCMEEEGCMEYMRGLLRDNDLFRAYVTWAEKHPQCQRLKLSDMLAKPHQRLTKYPLLLKSVLRKTEEPRAKEAVVAMIGSVERFIHHVNACMRQRQERQRLAAVVSRIDAYEVVESSSDEVDKLLKEFLHLDLTAPIPGASPEETRQLLLEGSLRMKEGKDSKMDVYCFLFTDLLLVTKAVKKAERTRVIRPPLLVDKIVCRELRDPGSFLLIYLNEFHSAIGAYTFQASGQALCRGWVDTIYNAQNQLQQLRAQEPPGSQQTLQSLEEEEDEQEEEEEEEGEDSGTSAASSPTIMRKSSGSPDSQHCASDGSTETLAMVVVESGDTLSSPEFDGGPFSSQSDETSLSTTASSAMPTSELLPLGPVDGRSCSMDSAYGTLSPTSLQDFVAPGPVAELVPRAPESPRAPSPPPSPRLRRRTPVQLLTCPPHLLKSKSEASLLQLLAGAGTHGTPSAPSRSLSELCLAVPAPGIRTQGSPQEAGPSWDCRGAPSSGSGPELVSCLAREPAGSHRKRCGDLPSGASPRVQPEPPPGVSAQHRKLTLAQLYRIRTTLLLNSTLTAS; encoded by the exons ATGGGGACAGGACCCGGTGTCTCCGGACGCCTAGCAGCCTCCAGGCCGGGCCCGGGGCTGCCCCTCCGGGACTCGGAGCCCTCCTGGGCCGGGGGTCGTGCCCGCGACGGTGAAAGCCAG GTATGTCACCACGCCGACTGCCAGCAGCTGCACCGCCGGGGGCCCCTCAACCTCTGCGAGGCCTGTGACAGCAAGTTCCACAGCGCCATGCATTATGATGGGCATGTCCGCTTCGACCTTCCCCCACAAG GCTCTGTCCTGGCCCGGAACGTGTCCACCCGGTCATGCCCGCCGCGCACCAGCCCCGCAGTGgacttggaggaggaggaggaggagagctcTGTGGATGGCAAAGG GGACCGGAAGAGCACGGGCCTGAAACTCTCCAagaagaaagcaaggaggagaCACACGGAT GACCCGAGCAAGGAATGCTTCACTCTGAAATTTGACCTGAATGTGGACATCGAGACGGAGATCGTCCCAGCCATGAAGAAGAAGTCGCTGGG GGAGGTGCTGCTGCCTGTATTTGAAAGGAAGGGCATCGCGCTGGGCAAAGTGGACATCTACCTGGACCAGTCCAACACACCCCTGTCCCTCACCTTCGAGGCCTACAGGTTCGGGGGACACTACCTTCATGTCAAAG CCAAGCCTGGAGATGAGGGCAAGGTGGAGCAGGGCGTGAAGGACTCCAAGTCCCTGAGTTTGCCGATCCTGCGGCCGGCTGGGACCGGGCCCCCCGCCCTGGAGCGTGTGGATCCCCAGAGCCGCCGGGAGAGCCTGGACATTTTG GCCCCTGGCCGCCGCCGCAAGAACATGTCGGAGTTCCTGGGGGAGGCGAGCATCCCCGGGCAGGAGCCGCCCACGCCCTCCAGCTGCTCTCTGCCCAGCGGCAGCAGTGGCAGCACCAACAGCGGTGACAGCTGGAAGAACCGGGCGGCCAGTCGCTTCAGTGGCTTTTTCAGCTCCGGCCCCAGCACCAGCGCCTTTGGCCGG GAGGTAGACAAAATGGAGCAGCTGGAGGgcaagctgcacacctacagcctCTTCGGGCTGCCCAGGCTGCCCCGGACGCTGCGCTTCGACCATGActcctgggaggaggaggacgaTGAGGACGAGGATGAGGACAATGCCTGCCTGAGGCTGGAGGACAGCTGGCGGGAGCTCATTGATGGGCATGAG AAGCTGACCCGGCGGCAGTGCCACCAGCAGGAGGCGGTGTGGGAGCTGCTGCACACGGAGGCCTCCTACATCAGGAAACTGCGGGTGATCACCAAC CTGTTCCTGTGCTGCCTCCTGAACCTGCAAGAGTCAGGGCTGCTGTGTGAG GTGGAGGCGGAGCGCCTGTTCAGCAACATCCCGGAGATCGCGCAGCTGCACCGCAGGCTGTGGGCTAGCGTGATGGCGCCGGTGCTGGAGAAGGCGCGGCGCACGCGGGCGCTGCTGCAGCCCGGGGACTTCCTCAAAGGCTTCAAGATG TTCGGCTCGCTCTTCAAGCCCTACATCCGCTACTGCATGGAGGAGGAGGGCTGCATGGAGTACATGCGCGGCCTGCTGCGCGACAACGACCTCTTCCGGGCCTACGTCACG TGGGCCGAGAAGCACCCACAGTGCCAGAGGCTGAAGCTGAGCGACATGCTGGCCAAACCCCACCAGCGGCTCACTAAGTACCCGCTGCTGCTCAAGTCGGTGCTGAGGAAGACCGAGGAGCCGCGCGCCAAGGAGGCCGTCGTCGCCATG ATCGGCTCCGTGGAGCGCTTCATCCACCACGTGAACGCGTGCATGCGGCAGCGGCAGGAGCGGCAGCGGCTGGCGGCCGTAGTGAGCCGCATCGACGCCTACGAGGTGGTGGAAAGCAGCAGCGACGAAGTGGACAAG CTCCTGAAGGAATTTCTGCACCTGGACTTGACAGCGCCCATCCCCGGCGCCTCCCCGGAGGAGACGCGGCAGCTGCTGCTGGAGGGGAGCCTGAGGATGAAGGAGGGGAAGGACAGCAAG ATGGATGTGTACTGCTTTCTCTTCACGGATCTGCTGTTGGTGACCAAGGCAGTGAAGAAGGCAGAGAGGACCAGGGTCATCAGGCCACCCCTGCTGGTGGACAAGATTGTGTGCCGGGAGCTACGGGACCCTG GGTCCTTCCTCCTTATCTACCTGAATGAGTTTCACAGTGCTATAGGGGCCTACACGTTCCAGGCCAGCGGCCAGGCCTTGTGCCGTGGCTGGGTGGACACCATTTACAATGCCCAG AACCAGCTGCAACAGCTGCGCGCACAGGAGCCCCCAGGAAGCCAGCAGACCCTGCAGAgcctggaagaggaggaggatgagcaggaggaggaggaggaggaggaaggcgaGGACAGTGGCACTTCAGCTGCCAGCTCCCCTACCATCATGCGGAAAAGCAGTGGCAGCCCCGACTCTCAGCACTG TGCCTCAGATGGCTCCACGGAGACCCTGGCCATGGTTGTGGTAGAGTCTGGGGACACGCTGTCCTCCCCCGAGTTCGACGGTGGTCCTTTCAGCTCCCAGTCTGATGAGACCTCTCTCAGCACCACTGCCTCATCTGCCATGCCCACCAGTGAGCTGCTGCCCCTGGGTCCGGTGGATGGCCGCTCCTGCTCCATGGACTCTGCCTACGGCACCCTCTCCCCAACCTCCTTACAAGACTTTGTGGCCCCAGGCCCTGTGGCAGAGCTAGTGCCTCGGGCCCCAGAGTCCCCACGAGCTCCTTCCCCTCCACCCTCGCCCCGTCTCCGCCGCCGCACCCCTGTCCAGCTGTTGACCTGCCCGCCCCACCTGCTCAAGTCTAAGTCCGAGGCCAGCCTCCTCCAGCTGCTGGCAGGGGCTGGCACCCATGGGACACCCTCTGCCCCCAGCCGCAGCCTGTCAGAGCTCTGCCTGGCTGTTCCAGCCCCAGGTATTAGGACTCAGGGCTCCCCTCAGGAAGCTGGGCCCAGCTGGGATTGCCGAGGGGCCCCTAGCTCTGGCAGTGGTCCTGAGCTAGTCAGCTGCCTGGCCAGGGAACCTGCAGGCTCCCACAGGAAGAGGTGTGGAGACCTGCCCTCGGGGGCCTCTCCCAGGGTCCAGCCTGAGCCCCCACCAGGGGTCTCTGCCCAGCACAGGAAGCTGACCCTGGCCCAGCTCTACCGAATCAGGACCACCCTGCTGCTTAACTCCACGCTCACTGCCTCGTGA
- the PLEKHG5 gene encoding pleckstrin homology domain-containing family G member 5 isoform X3: MGTGPGVSGRLAASRPGPGLPLRDSEPSWAGGRARDGESQVCHHADCQQLHRRGPLNLCEACDSKFHSAMHYDGHVRFDLPPQGSVLARNVSTRSCPPRTSPAVDLEEEEEESSVDGKGDRKSTGLKLSKKKARRRHTDDPSKECFTLKFDLNVDIETEIVPAMKKKSLGEVLLPVFERKGIALGKVDIYLDQSNTPLSLTFEAYRFGGHYLHVKAKPGDEGKVEQGVKDSKSLSLPILRPAGTGPPALERVDPQSRRESLDILAPGRRRKNMSEFLGEASIPGQEPPTPSSCSLPSGSSGSTNSGDSWKNRAASRFSGFFSSGPSTSAFGREVDKMEQLEGKLHTYSLFGLPRLPRTLRFDHDSWEEEDDEDEDEDNACLRLEDSWRELIDGHEKLTRRQCHQQEAVWELLHTEASYIRKLRVITNLFLCCLLNLQESGLLCEVEAERLFSNIPEIAQLHRRLWASVMAPVLEKARRTRALLQPGDFLKGFKMFGSLFKPYIRYCMEEEGCMEYMRGLLRDNDLFRAYVTWAEKHPQCQRLKLSDMLAKPHQRLTKYPLLLKSVLRKTEEPRAKEAVVAMIGSVERFIHHVNACMRQRQERQRLAAVVSRIDAYEVVESSSDEVDKLLKEFLHLDLTAPIPGASPEETRQLLLEGSLRMKEGKDSKMDVYCFLFTDLLLVTKAVKKAERTRVIRPPLLVDKIVCRELRDPGSFLLIYLNEFHSAIGAYTFQASGQALCRGWVDTIYNAQNQLQQLRAQEPPGSQQTLQSLEEEEDEQEEEEEEEGEDSGTSAASSPTIMRKSSGSPDSQHCASDGSTETLAMVVVESGDTLSSPEFDGGPFSSQSDETSLSTTASSAMPTSELLPLGPVDGRSCSMDSAYGTLSPTSLQDFVAPGPVAELVPRAPESPRAPSPPPSPRLRRRTPVQLLTCPPHLLKSKSEASLLQLLAGAGTHGTPSAPSRSLSELCLAVPAPGIRTQGSPQEAGPSWDCRGAPSSGSGPELVSCLAREPAGSHRKRCGDLPSGASPRVQPEPPPGVSAQHRKLTLAQLYRIRTTLLLNSTLTASEV; the protein is encoded by the exons ATGGGGACAGGACCCGGTGTCTCCGGACGCCTAGCAGCCTCCAGGCCGGGCCCGGGGCTGCCCCTCCGGGACTCGGAGCCCTCCTGGGCCGGGGGTCGTGCCCGCGACGGTGAAAGCCAG GTATGTCACCACGCCGACTGCCAGCAGCTGCACCGCCGGGGGCCCCTCAACCTCTGCGAGGCCTGTGACAGCAAGTTCCACAGCGCCATGCATTATGATGGGCATGTCCGCTTCGACCTTCCCCCACAAG GCTCTGTCCTGGCCCGGAACGTGTCCACCCGGTCATGCCCGCCGCGCACCAGCCCCGCAGTGgacttggaggaggaggaggaggagagctcTGTGGATGGCAAAGG GGACCGGAAGAGCACGGGCCTGAAACTCTCCAagaagaaagcaaggaggagaCACACGGAT GACCCGAGCAAGGAATGCTTCACTCTGAAATTTGACCTGAATGTGGACATCGAGACGGAGATCGTCCCAGCCATGAAGAAGAAGTCGCTGGG GGAGGTGCTGCTGCCTGTATTTGAAAGGAAGGGCATCGCGCTGGGCAAAGTGGACATCTACCTGGACCAGTCCAACACACCCCTGTCCCTCACCTTCGAGGCCTACAGGTTCGGGGGACACTACCTTCATGTCAAAG CCAAGCCTGGAGATGAGGGCAAGGTGGAGCAGGGCGTGAAGGACTCCAAGTCCCTGAGTTTGCCGATCCTGCGGCCGGCTGGGACCGGGCCCCCCGCCCTGGAGCGTGTGGATCCCCAGAGCCGCCGGGAGAGCCTGGACATTTTG GCCCCTGGCCGCCGCCGCAAGAACATGTCGGAGTTCCTGGGGGAGGCGAGCATCCCCGGGCAGGAGCCGCCCACGCCCTCCAGCTGCTCTCTGCCCAGCGGCAGCAGTGGCAGCACCAACAGCGGTGACAGCTGGAAGAACCGGGCGGCCAGTCGCTTCAGTGGCTTTTTCAGCTCCGGCCCCAGCACCAGCGCCTTTGGCCGG GAGGTAGACAAAATGGAGCAGCTGGAGGgcaagctgcacacctacagcctCTTCGGGCTGCCCAGGCTGCCCCGGACGCTGCGCTTCGACCATGActcctgggaggaggaggacgaTGAGGACGAGGATGAGGACAATGCCTGCCTGAGGCTGGAGGACAGCTGGCGGGAGCTCATTGATGGGCATGAG AAGCTGACCCGGCGGCAGTGCCACCAGCAGGAGGCGGTGTGGGAGCTGCTGCACACGGAGGCCTCCTACATCAGGAAACTGCGGGTGATCACCAAC CTGTTCCTGTGCTGCCTCCTGAACCTGCAAGAGTCAGGGCTGCTGTGTGAG GTGGAGGCGGAGCGCCTGTTCAGCAACATCCCGGAGATCGCGCAGCTGCACCGCAGGCTGTGGGCTAGCGTGATGGCGCCGGTGCTGGAGAAGGCGCGGCGCACGCGGGCGCTGCTGCAGCCCGGGGACTTCCTCAAAGGCTTCAAGATG TTCGGCTCGCTCTTCAAGCCCTACATCCGCTACTGCATGGAGGAGGAGGGCTGCATGGAGTACATGCGCGGCCTGCTGCGCGACAACGACCTCTTCCGGGCCTACGTCACG TGGGCCGAGAAGCACCCACAGTGCCAGAGGCTGAAGCTGAGCGACATGCTGGCCAAACCCCACCAGCGGCTCACTAAGTACCCGCTGCTGCTCAAGTCGGTGCTGAGGAAGACCGAGGAGCCGCGCGCCAAGGAGGCCGTCGTCGCCATG ATCGGCTCCGTGGAGCGCTTCATCCACCACGTGAACGCGTGCATGCGGCAGCGGCAGGAGCGGCAGCGGCTGGCGGCCGTAGTGAGCCGCATCGACGCCTACGAGGTGGTGGAAAGCAGCAGCGACGAAGTGGACAAG CTCCTGAAGGAATTTCTGCACCTGGACTTGACAGCGCCCATCCCCGGCGCCTCCCCGGAGGAGACGCGGCAGCTGCTGCTGGAGGGGAGCCTGAGGATGAAGGAGGGGAAGGACAGCAAG ATGGATGTGTACTGCTTTCTCTTCACGGATCTGCTGTTGGTGACCAAGGCAGTGAAGAAGGCAGAGAGGACCAGGGTCATCAGGCCACCCCTGCTGGTGGACAAGATTGTGTGCCGGGAGCTACGGGACCCTG GGTCCTTCCTCCTTATCTACCTGAATGAGTTTCACAGTGCTATAGGGGCCTACACGTTCCAGGCCAGCGGCCAGGCCTTGTGCCGTGGCTGGGTGGACACCATTTACAATGCCCAG AACCAGCTGCAACAGCTGCGCGCACAGGAGCCCCCAGGAAGCCAGCAGACCCTGCAGAgcctggaagaggaggaggatgagcaggaggaggaggaggaggaggaaggcgaGGACAGTGGCACTTCAGCTGCCAGCTCCCCTACCATCATGCGGAAAAGCAGTGGCAGCCCCGACTCTCAGCACTG TGCCTCAGATGGCTCCACGGAGACCCTGGCCATGGTTGTGGTAGAGTCTGGGGACACGCTGTCCTCCCCCGAGTTCGACGGTGGTCCTTTCAGCTCCCAGTCTGATGAGACCTCTCTCAGCACCACTGCCTCATCTGCCATGCCCACCAGTGAGCTGCTGCCCCTGGGTCCGGTGGATGGCCGCTCCTGCTCCATGGACTCTGCCTACGGCACCCTCTCCCCAACCTCCTTACAAGACTTTGTGGCCCCAGGCCCTGTGGCAGAGCTAGTGCCTCGGGCCCCAGAGTCCCCACGAGCTCCTTCCCCTCCACCCTCGCCCCGTCTCCGCCGCCGCACCCCTGTCCAGCTGTTGACCTGCCCGCCCCACCTGCTCAAGTCTAAGTCCGAGGCCAGCCTCCTCCAGCTGCTGGCAGGGGCTGGCACCCATGGGACACCCTCTGCCCCCAGCCGCAGCCTGTCAGAGCTCTGCCTGGCTGTTCCAGCCCCAGGTATTAGGACTCAGGGCTCCCCTCAGGAAGCTGGGCCCAGCTGGGATTGCCGAGGGGCCCCTAGCTCTGGCAGTGGTCCTGAGCTAGTCAGCTGCCTGGCCAGGGAACCTGCAGGCTCCCACAGGAAGAGGTGTGGAGACCTGCCCTCGGGGGCCTCTCCCAGGGTCCAGCCTGAGCCCCCACCAGGGGTCTCTGCCCAGCACAGGAAGCTGACCCTGGCCCAGCTCTACCGAATCAGGACCACCCTGCTGCTTAACTCCACGCTCACTGCCTC GGAGGTCTGA
- the PLEKHG5 gene encoding pleckstrin homology domain-containing family G member 5 isoform X6: MVCHHADCQQLHRRGPLNLCEACDSKFHSAMHYDGHVRFDLPPQGSVLARNVSTRSCPPRTSPAVDLEEEEEESSVDGKGDRKSTGLKLSKKKARRRHTDDPSKECFTLKFDLNVDIETEIVPAMKKKSLGEVLLPVFERKGIALGKVDIYLDQSNTPLSLTFEAYRFGGHYLHVKAKPGDEGKVEQGVKDSKSLSLPILRPAGTGPPALERVDPQSRRESLDILAPGRRRKNMSEFLGEASIPGQEPPTPSSCSLPSGSSGSTNSGDSWKNRAASRFSGFFSSGPSTSAFGREVDKMEQLEGKLHTYSLFGLPRLPRTLRFDHDSWEEEDDEDEDEDNACLRLEDSWRELIDGHEKLTRRQCHQQEAVWELLHTEASYIRKLRVITNLFLCCLLNLQESGLLCEVEAERLFSNIPEIAQLHRRLWASVMAPVLEKARRTRALLQPGDFLKGFKMFGSLFKPYIRYCMEEEGCMEYMRGLLRDNDLFRAYVTWAEKHPQCQRLKLSDMLAKPHQRLTKYPLLLKSVLRKTEEPRAKEAVVAMIGSVERFIHHVNACMRQRQERQRLAAVVSRIDAYEVVESSSDEVDKLLKEFLHLDLTAPIPGASPEETRQLLLEGSLRMKEGKDSKMDVYCFLFTDLLLVTKAVKKAERTRVIRPPLLVDKIVCRELRDPGSFLLIYLNEFHSAIGAYTFQASGQALCRGWVDTIYNAQNQLQQLRAQEPPGSQQTLQSLEEEEDEQEEEEEEEGEDSGTSAASSPTIMRKSSGSPDSQHCASDGSTETLAMVVVESGDTLSSPEFDGGPFSSQSDETSLSTTASSAMPTSELLPLGPVDGRSCSMDSAYGTLSPTSLQDFVAPGPVAELVPRAPESPRAPSPPPSPRLRRRTPVQLLTCPPHLLKSKSEASLLQLLAGAGTHGTPSAPSRSLSELCLAVPAPGIRTQGSPQEAGPSWDCRGAPSSGSGPELVSCLAREPAGSHRKRCGDLPSGASPRVQPEPPPGVSAQHRKLTLAQLYRIRTTLLLNSTLTASEV, encoded by the exons ATG GTATGTCACCACGCCGACTGCCAGCAGCTGCACCGCCGGGGGCCCCTCAACCTCTGCGAGGCCTGTGACAGCAAGTTCCACAGCGCCATGCATTATGATGGGCATGTCCGCTTCGACCTTCCCCCACAAG GCTCTGTCCTGGCCCGGAACGTGTCCACCCGGTCATGCCCGCCGCGCACCAGCCCCGCAGTGgacttggaggaggaggaggaggagagctcTGTGGATGGCAAAGG GGACCGGAAGAGCACGGGCCTGAAACTCTCCAagaagaaagcaaggaggagaCACACGGAT GACCCGAGCAAGGAATGCTTCACTCTGAAATTTGACCTGAATGTGGACATCGAGACGGAGATCGTCCCAGCCATGAAGAAGAAGTCGCTGGG GGAGGTGCTGCTGCCTGTATTTGAAAGGAAGGGCATCGCGCTGGGCAAAGTGGACATCTACCTGGACCAGTCCAACACACCCCTGTCCCTCACCTTCGAGGCCTACAGGTTCGGGGGACACTACCTTCATGTCAAAG CCAAGCCTGGAGATGAGGGCAAGGTGGAGCAGGGCGTGAAGGACTCCAAGTCCCTGAGTTTGCCGATCCTGCGGCCGGCTGGGACCGGGCCCCCCGCCCTGGAGCGTGTGGATCCCCAGAGCCGCCGGGAGAGCCTGGACATTTTG GCCCCTGGCCGCCGCCGCAAGAACATGTCGGAGTTCCTGGGGGAGGCGAGCATCCCCGGGCAGGAGCCGCCCACGCCCTCCAGCTGCTCTCTGCCCAGCGGCAGCAGTGGCAGCACCAACAGCGGTGACAGCTGGAAGAACCGGGCGGCCAGTCGCTTCAGTGGCTTTTTCAGCTCCGGCCCCAGCACCAGCGCCTTTGGCCGG GAGGTAGACAAAATGGAGCAGCTGGAGGgcaagctgcacacctacagcctCTTCGGGCTGCCCAGGCTGCCCCGGACGCTGCGCTTCGACCATGActcctgggaggaggaggacgaTGAGGACGAGGATGAGGACAATGCCTGCCTGAGGCTGGAGGACAGCTGGCGGGAGCTCATTGATGGGCATGAG AAGCTGACCCGGCGGCAGTGCCACCAGCAGGAGGCGGTGTGGGAGCTGCTGCACACGGAGGCCTCCTACATCAGGAAACTGCGGGTGATCACCAAC CTGTTCCTGTGCTGCCTCCTGAACCTGCAAGAGTCAGGGCTGCTGTGTGAG GTGGAGGCGGAGCGCCTGTTCAGCAACATCCCGGAGATCGCGCAGCTGCACCGCAGGCTGTGGGCTAGCGTGATGGCGCCGGTGCTGGAGAAGGCGCGGCGCACGCGGGCGCTGCTGCAGCCCGGGGACTTCCTCAAAGGCTTCAAGATG TTCGGCTCGCTCTTCAAGCCCTACATCCGCTACTGCATGGAGGAGGAGGGCTGCATGGAGTACATGCGCGGCCTGCTGCGCGACAACGACCTCTTCCGGGCCTACGTCACG TGGGCCGAGAAGCACCCACAGTGCCAGAGGCTGAAGCTGAGCGACATGCTGGCCAAACCCCACCAGCGGCTCACTAAGTACCCGCTGCTGCTCAAGTCGGTGCTGAGGAAGACCGAGGAGCCGCGCGCCAAGGAGGCCGTCGTCGCCATG ATCGGCTCCGTGGAGCGCTTCATCCACCACGTGAACGCGTGCATGCGGCAGCGGCAGGAGCGGCAGCGGCTGGCGGCCGTAGTGAGCCGCATCGACGCCTACGAGGTGGTGGAAAGCAGCAGCGACGAAGTGGACAAG CTCCTGAAGGAATTTCTGCACCTGGACTTGACAGCGCCCATCCCCGGCGCCTCCCCGGAGGAGACGCGGCAGCTGCTGCTGGAGGGGAGCCTGAGGATGAAGGAGGGGAAGGACAGCAAG ATGGATGTGTACTGCTTTCTCTTCACGGATCTGCTGTTGGTGACCAAGGCAGTGAAGAAGGCAGAGAGGACCAGGGTCATCAGGCCACCCCTGCTGGTGGACAAGATTGTGTGCCGGGAGCTACGGGACCCTG GGTCCTTCCTCCTTATCTACCTGAATGAGTTTCACAGTGCTATAGGGGCCTACACGTTCCAGGCCAGCGGCCAGGCCTTGTGCCGTGGCTGGGTGGACACCATTTACAATGCCCAG AACCAGCTGCAACAGCTGCGCGCACAGGAGCCCCCAGGAAGCCAGCAGACCCTGCAGAgcctggaagaggaggaggatgagcaggaggaggaggaggaggaggaaggcgaGGACAGTGGCACTTCAGCTGCCAGCTCCCCTACCATCATGCGGAAAAGCAGTGGCAGCCCCGACTCTCAGCACTG TGCCTCAGATGGCTCCACGGAGACCCTGGCCATGGTTGTGGTAGAGTCTGGGGACACGCTGTCCTCCCCCGAGTTCGACGGTGGTCCTTTCAGCTCCCAGTCTGATGAGACCTCTCTCAGCACCACTGCCTCATCTGCCATGCCCACCAGTGAGCTGCTGCCCCTGGGTCCGGTGGATGGCCGCTCCTGCTCCATGGACTCTGCCTACGGCACCCTCTCCCCAACCTCCTTACAAGACTTTGTGGCCCCAGGCCCTGTGGCAGAGCTAGTGCCTCGGGCCCCAGAGTCCCCACGAGCTCCTTCCCCTCCACCCTCGCCCCGTCTCCGCCGCCGCACCCCTGTCCAGCTGTTGACCTGCCCGCCCCACCTGCTCAAGTCTAAGTCCGAGGCCAGCCTCCTCCAGCTGCTGGCAGGGGCTGGCACCCATGGGACACCCTCTGCCCCCAGCCGCAGCCTGTCAGAGCTCTGCCTGGCTGTTCCAGCCCCAGGTATTAGGACTCAGGGCTCCCCTCAGGAAGCTGGGCCCAGCTGGGATTGCCGAGGGGCCCCTAGCTCTGGCAGTGGTCCTGAGCTAGTCAGCTGCCTGGCCAGGGAACCTGCAGGCTCCCACAGGAAGAGGTGTGGAGACCTGCCCTCGGGGGCCTCTCCCAGGGTCCAGCCTGAGCCCCCACCAGGGGTCTCTGCCCAGCACAGGAAGCTGACCCTGGCCCAGCTCTACCGAATCAGGACCACCCTGCTGCTTAACTCCACGCTCACTGCCTC GGAGGTCTGA